A single genomic interval of Octopus bimaculoides isolate UCB-OBI-ISO-001 chromosome 22, ASM119413v2, whole genome shotgun sequence harbors:
- the LOC106877455 gene encoding uncharacterized protein LOC106877455: MVVTLGDDASGLSAVQKCTNECRRRTEILEDDITFGGPATATSEENIDCVHEMEMDDQRLTINQITNAISISRKSVENILYNNICIMKVSAPWVPYILTTVQKHTRLFTSKENLTMFEADPTT; the protein is encoded by the coding sequence ATGGTtgttacattaggggatgacgccTCAGGTTTATCAGCAGTGCAAAAGTGTACAAATGAATGTAGGAGGAGAACGGAAATTCTTGAAGATGACATAACGTTTGGaggtcctgcaactgccaccagcGAGGAAAACATTGACTGTGTTCACGAAATGGAGATGGATGACCAGCGATTGAccataaatcaaataaccaatgctaTCAGCATATCCCGGAAAAGTGTTGAAaatattctgtacaataatatttGCATAATGAAGGTTTCTGCTCCTTGGGTGCCATATATTTTGACAACTGTTCAAAAGCACACCAGACTGTTCACATCAAAGGAAAACTTGACaatgtttgaggcagatccaactACGTAA